The genomic DNA CCTGGCTCTTTCGCATCGCGCACAACCGCGCCATCGACCACCTGCGGCGCGAGGCCTATCGCCGCAGCGAGCCGCTCGATGCCGCGCTCGAGATCGCCGACGACCGCGGCCGCGAACCCGACAGCGCACTGGCCCGCCGGCAGGCCGTGAACGCGGCGATCTCGTGCTTCCTCGAACTCGCGCCGGCGCAGCGCGGCTGCGTGATCCTCAAAGACCTGCTCGACCATTCGCTGGAAGAGATCGCGGCCGAACTCGATCTGAGCCTGCCCGCCGTGAAGGCCGCGCTGCACCGCGGACGGACCCTGCTGCGCACGCTGGCCTCGGCACCGGCCTCGACGGCCGGCCCGTCGCCGCGCGCGGTCTCGCCGGCGCTGGCGCAGTACGCGAGCCTCTTCAACGCCCACGACTGGGACGGCGTGCGCGCGATGCTCGCCGACGACGTGCGGCTGGACCTGGTCTCGCGGCGCAAGGCGGCGGGGCGGCGCGAGGTCGGCGTCTATTTCGGCAACTACGACCGTACCGAGGGCTGGCGGCTGCAGCCTGCGTGGCTCGATGACCGCGAGGTGCTGGCGGTGATGAGCGATCCGCTCGCCGAAGGGCCCGCTTACTTCATCGAACTCACGTGGTCGGCCGATCGCGTGGCATCCATTCGCGACTTCCGCTACGTGGGCTACATCGTGCAGGACGCGGCGATCGAGCTCGCCCCCGCAGGCGCCTGAGCACATGCGCTCAATGCGGCTCTGACGCGGACTCGGCCGGCCTCGCCGCCTGGTTCCGCCGCTTCCATTGCCCGGGGGTCGTGCCGAACTCGCGCTTGAAGGCGCGGTTGAATGCAGCCTCGGACTCATAGCCCACCGAGGCCGCGACACGCGCCAGATCGCCGCGTCGTTCACGCAGCTGGCCGGCCGCCACCACCATGCGCCAGCGGGTCAGGTATTGCATCGGCGGCACGCCGACGTATTTCGTGAAGCGTTCCGCGAGCGCGCTGCGCGACAGGTTGAGCACTTGCGCCAACGCATCGACCGTCCATTCGTGCCCGGGCGATTCATGCATCAAGCCGAGACAGCGTCCCACCACGGCATCCTTGAGGCCGGCGAGCCATCCCGACTGCTCGGGCGGAATCGTCTCGATGTAGGCGCGCAGGGCTTCCAGGAAGAGCACCTCGGCGGCCCTGCTGACCAGCGCATCGACGCCCGGTCCGGCAGACGCGGCTTCGGCCAACGCGAAGCGGATCGACTGCTCGATCCAGGGCCCCGCGGCGCGATGGCGCAACCCGGTCCGGAAAATCCGCGGCAGCGCGTCGGTCAGGGGATTCGAGCCATCACCGTCGTAGGCGAACCAACCGCAGACGACGACGCTCTTTTCGCCATCGCCGCCGTAGCGAATGCGGTTCAGCTCCGGAACCCTGGGCTGGACCACATGGTCCACCTGCACGGCCGAGTACTGGAGATCGCTGCCCACCACATGAGCGTCGGCGCGCGGGAACGTCACGACGTCGCCCGCCACCAGTTCGATCGGATCGCCATCCTCCAGCCGTATCCAGCACCGT from Variovorax sp. PBL-E5 includes the following:
- a CDS encoding RNA polymerase sigma factor, with product MDSSATDAAGVISALEEGRRQFLALVAHVRPDLHRYCTRMTGSVADGEDVVQDTLARAYYELSEFKELPPLRPWLFRIAHNRAIDHLRREAYRRSEPLDAALEIADDRGREPDSALARRQAVNAAISCFLELAPAQRGCVILKDLLDHSLEEIAAELDLSLPAVKAALHRGRTLLRTLASAPASTAGPSPRAVSPALAQYASLFNAHDWDGVRAMLADDVRLDLVSRRKAAGRREVGVYFGNYDRTEGWRLQPAWLDDREVLAVMSDPLAEGPAYFIELTWSADRVASIRDFRYVGYIVQDAAIELAPAGA
- a CDS encoding AraC family transcriptional regulator, translating into MDVLSSLLSTIRLNGALFLNADMHAPWCVNIPTGAELARLLQPEAHRLAVCHLLLEGRCWIRLEDGDPIELVAGDVVTFPRADAHVVGSDLQYSAVQVDHVVQPRVPELNRIRYGGDGEKSVVVCGWFAYDGDGSNPLTDALPRIFRTGLRHRAAGPWIEQSIRFALAEAASAGPGVDALVSRAAEVLFLEALRAYIETIPPEQSGWLAGLKDAVVGRCLGLMHESPGHEWTVDALAQVLNLSRSALAERFTKYVGVPPMQYLTRWRMVVAAGQLRERRGDLARVAASVGYESEAAFNRAFKREFGTTPGQWKRRNQAARPAESASEPH